One region of Anthonomus grandis grandis chromosome 22, icAntGran1.3, whole genome shotgun sequence genomic DNA includes:
- the LOC126749241 gene encoding uncharacterized protein LOC126749241, which produces MRTKNFLIASVIVTVSLAFFIFGHHKPETIQNIVSSTNEQIQNFKDNLRDAESKTLVTDQKLLDVLGFSEEDPRLYPKDVWKNTSMPVIVTYVLEGQESQAVGLVSNVPRVLHNNTILVYNLGLSDGGLKTLQNYCNSSRCQVITVDLYDFPSHVQDEVLHAYRPIVIQDALSRTGAILFMECSYRILPNVTHKMIMDLFENRALPQGFLTFPLKTKNPVTSLTHKKMFEYFRTDAENFQFLQMVSADVLFIINIKEIHQEIMLPWVQCALTQDCIFPIGAQSAGCKFDKKPSYRYSGCHYYDASALNIVLGLKYRFISNKYSFRKPVRYFTEVPLHKANFILKMLDQNTTTDGHLQLVT; this is translated from the exons ATGAGGactaaaaactttttaattgccTCTGTAATTGTTACTGTAAGTCTAGCTTTCTTCATTTTTGGACATCACAAGCCTGAAACTATACAGAATATTGTATCAAGCACAAATGAGCAGATACAGAATTTTAAA GATAATTTGAGAGATGCTGAATCAAAAACATTGGTTACTGACCAGAAACTTCTAGACGTTTTAGGATTTTCTGAAGAAGATCCGAGATTGTACCCTAAAGATGTTTGGAAGAACACTTCTATGCCTGTAATAGTGACATATGTACTAGAAGGACAAGAGAGTCAAGCTGTTGGCCTTGTATCCAATGTACCAAGGGTTCTTCATAATAACACTATTTTAGTGTATAATTTGGGACTTAGTGATGGTGGGTTAAAGACG ttacaGAACTATTGTAACAGTTCCCGATGTCAAGTAATCACTGTAGATCTTTATGACTTCCCTTCTCATGTGCAGGATGAAGTTTTACATGCTTACAGGCCAATAGTAATAcag GATGCTTTAAGTAGAACTGGAGCAATCCTGTTCATGGAATGCAGCTACAGAATTTTGCCCAATGTTACGCATAAAATGATCATGGATCTGTTTGAAAATCGAGCTCTTCCACAGGGATTCTTAACATTTCCCCTTAAAACGAAAAACCCAGTGACAAGCTTAACTCACAAGAAGATGTTTGAATATTTTCGAACGGACGCTGAAAACTTTCAGTTTTTGCAAATG gtTAGTGCCGACGtgctttttattataaatattaaagaaatccATCAAGAAATAATGCTTCCTTGGGTCCAATGTGCTTTGACGCAGGATTGCATATTTCCTATCGGAGCACAATCGGCTGGGTGCAAGTTTGACAAGAAACCCTCTTATAG atattctGGGTGCCATTACTATGATGCCTCAGCTTTAAATATAGTACTTGGATTAAAATACAGGTTCATAAGCAACAAGTACTCCTTTCGAAAACCAGTAAGATACTTTACGGAGGTGCCTCTGCACAAagccaatttcattttaaagatgTTGGATCAGAACACCACTACCGACGGCCATCTGCAACTCGTAACTTAA